In the Acanthochromis polyacanthus isolate Apoly-LR-REF ecotype Palm Island chromosome 20, KAUST_Apoly_ChrSc, whole genome shotgun sequence genome, CCGTTGGCATCCCAGATCTTCACCCCTTTCTCTGACAGCTCCTTGGCATTAGTTGATCCCTGTGACAGAAGAAGCTTAATTCATGAGCCTGTCAAAGCTGCACATgatcattttagatgtttttttattgtcagcCTCACCTTGATGAACCACAGCAGCTCTTCAAGGATTCCTTTCCAGAACACTCTCTTGGTTGTCAATAAGGGAAACTggtctgtaaacaaacacaaacagatcaCAACaggcaaaaacacagcagctgcttctgcacaAGATGTTACTGCAGCATAATGTAACAGAGCTGACATAGATTTTCCAATTATCAGCTGTCAAtattattttcaaaaacactACTTAGACAGTTTTTATAGGCATCCTTTAAATTTGGTTGTTAAAAAAATTTGATCAGCATACATGCATTGCAGCAactaacattttcttttcattgtcAGTTCATCTGTAGATAATTTTCTCAATGAATCCATGAACTGCTTGGCCCATAAAATGTCAGTCTGTGTTTTCTAAGTGTCTTATTTGGACTGCAAACGTTTTAAAAACTCTTCTGTACACTGTCGAACttgcaaaaacacattcattcacaACTTCACaacatcttcatttttaaaaggtatgtatttacatgcatttgcaagatgaaaataaaactaaaatatcaTGAATCAGTGCCTTTCTGCAAGTTAGACAGTGTGCAAGagactttttaaaacttttgcaAAGATTATAACCTCTGCTCTGATGAAATATATGCACAGACATAGAAAGGGCTAAAAATAAGAGAATTTAATAACGGTTTGGCCAAAGTATTCACTAAAATAATCAGAATAGCTCTAGATACATATGGGAAAATCACACagcttaaaaacaaactaaataaatttgtcacatttcctcACTGGCGGACAAACAGTGTCACAGTatcaacatgaccacaaaaatattCAGGCATTTGGTACTGCAATTTGCTGTTCATTATAACCCAACATAAAGTACTACGATTATAAGTCCCTTTTGCTTCCGTATTTGTGTTATAATGTGAGGTTATAATaacatgacaagaaaaaaaggcCATCACTATGCATGCTTTTAATTCGACTAATTACTGCTAATAGTTTGCAGCTGGTTTCACTGAATCTACACATGCTCCAAGATAATAATCAGATTACTACTTTCACTATACAGTCCAACAGAAGTGGTGATCTGTACCTCGCAGATTGTATCTGGTCTGAGACCCAAATGTGGAGATCACTCCTGTTCCGGTTCTATCGCCTTTCTTGCGGCCGTActgcaaaatgtattttatttgatCCAGATATCCACGTTCATCACAGAAGATACCAAATCTCTCCTCCGCCGGTTTCCCTCCTTCTTTAAAGCCGTCCTCCCTCTGCGGACCCTCGATGTGTACGTCTGAAGTGGCTGGCATTTTTGTGGACGTAAATATATTCCCAACAGCAGAGGTATATTTTTCCTAACTTTTCCCGTGTTACCGTGTTTGTCGCTTAAACGCGCTCTTTTTCTTTTAGCGCCAATACGAAGCTTCTTCCGCATCTCCGTCTCGCGAGAGTTGAGAAAACGTCATACAAATACTCCAACAAAATAAGGTaactaacaataaataaaaatttagaaCAATATACATTATCAACACCCAAATGTCAAATACGGGGCGTCTAATATCtaattatgtatatatatatatatatatatatatatatatcgaaaGTTAGTTagttttttggccttttgttggaTTTATTTGAGAGGGACAGTTGAGAGAAAGACTGGAAAGCAGGCAGAAGGCATGCAGTAAAGGTTTGTGAGCTGAAATCTAACTGAGGCCGCAGCGCTTATGGGTCGCTCCCTCAACCATTTGCAGGGCTGCCAACTTCTGACCAGACCTTAGAGTGACATTTAGTTTGTGCAGGATGCTGACGGAGGGTCTGGGGGCCCTCTCCTagaaaattgtgaaattattgatcctatttcctgcattctggtgtatttttaagaatattttgcctgttaaaatctgattatagagataacattaagggataattttaaaaaaaaaacattgagcttcaaaaaaagcagaaaaaaaaaacagagcaagggcaggcagtattgaaaatggttcttcatgtaaaatatggatgaaagttctgtggctggatgtgcacatTTCAGCCTGTtacataaatatatgcataattgaaataactccagcaaccaatttgtaacatttgtcctGGAGGATTGTAATGCACGCACTGAACAGCTTTAAGCTGACCACATCAGATCAAAAAGTgctaaagcaaaaacaaaacatatcttcataacttaaattatccattcactgaacagaattacaattagacactaaactctgtccCACAGCAGCAGGGTGACATGGACTAAAATCAGGTCTGACTGAACCTTACAGGAGCAGggtgaataacttattaactaggcccaaaaataattaataaagactgtaaactcagaataaatggcacaactgTAAACAGGAACAGGGAAAAATTAATTCTTATGAGCCATGTTGTCCTCTCTGGTGGCCtttttttgaagccttgatgatCTCTGCTTTGGGTTCCCATTTAAGGCACGGctccaaaccagccattttaataGTCATGATAGAGGAGAGTGTTCCCTCCAGAGCCAGACTGCTCCTGGTCTCAGTCTTGTTCagtccaaccagtgaaaacaCTCGTTCGGCGTTAGCATTGGAGTGGGCCAGCACCAGGACGAGTTTGgcaattttggcaagcctttcAAACTGGCATTGTCCTGTCAGCTTATTTCCATTGTGTTTTTGGTGTATAAGCACGTTACCTTGTGCTTCCTGCTGACCAGTTCTGCCCAGAAGTGCTCCAAGTCAAGGTCTTCTTGGATTTGAAGAGACACCTGCATGACTTGGTAGTCGATAAACTCCTCCCACAGCTTGTCATGTTCCTGGGGTTCATGATATGGGAGCAAGTGGTGAAActtcaaaaatgttgacaatCCCTGCTGTCATGTAACAGGCCAATATATTCACCCTTTAAATATTCAACGCTAACCTCTCAACAAAGCAGAGCATCCTCCAGCTCTCAGTCCAGCCTTTGACGCACATTGTAAAAACATTCTAAGCAGACACCAACACGTTTAGGTACGTGACAATCTAGCAACCTGACAGTTCTCCCGCTCCGTTTGAGACTACAAGCCCACTGATACAGCAACTGAGCGATATATTTGTTCTAAAGCCTTAATACGCACCTGAAAATAGGTTAATGTCGGTATGATGATCTGGAATCAATCCTTCGCGATCATTTAAAGCTCCCGGGCAGCGCTTCCAGACACAGGTCCGTCCCTCAGAGACATCCAGCCTGACAGCCACctacagctgcacaatgacTGGGGAGTGTAGGACGGAAAATACGGACCGGATTTTCACAAACTTGGCGTTCTCTGGAGGGAAAACGCGGATtggatttccccaaaggttacatattcccataacagcaaagtggattttttttttgcccgtgTGATATTGGGAGTGTGGCGTGTGAATGGATTGAGTTGCGTGTGTCTCACGGCCAAAGCGTGAGAGTTGGCGCCCTGTGTCTCCATTCCTGCGGCCGTATTGGATTATGTATTCGATCAGATCCAGATATCCGCGTTCATCACAGAAGATACCGAACTTCTCCGCCGTTGCCGTCgatttctctccctccttacggCCGTCCCCCCTCTGCGACTCCATGAAGTGTGTTTCTGAAGTGGCGGTCATTTTGTGGACGTAAACACAGAAGTTCCCAACAGCAGAGTCAACAACAGAAATATCCCACTACCTGGTACTTCCCTAAACTTTCCCCCGTGCTACTTTGTTTACCGCTTAAAGACACGCCCTTTTACTTTTAGCCAATAGGAGACTTCTTCCGCCTCTCCGCCTCGCGAGAGTTGGGAAAACTTCATGCAAAAACTCCCACAATTCCTACAAAATAAAGTAACatgaacaataaacaaaaaaatagaacaacGTGTTCATAATGTAAATTGTCACACAGATAGATCTCCAGATAACCaacttaaatatatataaagttAGTTATCTGGAGATCTATCTGGGTGCCCAActttacaatatattttaacaagaatcacatgctttgttttttgttttctgttttgttttttttgttttttagagatggctaacatttttaaatacttcACCTTATTTTTCTGGCCTTTTACTACTACTACCtctactagtactactactactactaattaGATAACTATTACTTCTACTACTTCTACCACTGCTAATACAACTATTACctctactactactattaccaCACTCACACTTATTACACTTtaatgcttgtttttattttttaatgcttaTTTTTATAAAGCTGTTTGTTCTTGTTAGTTGCACTGTGCTGTTTCTTTTAAACTGCCAACAAAATTTTGTTGTAGAAATGCAATAAATATCCTTGATCCTACTTCTACTAatcataacaataataatgacaacGATAGTACAAccactaatactactactactaataataatgtaaaatatatacagAATAAATACATGAAGAAATCAGCTTGAATTGTATTCAAATTAGAATTATTGTCTCTGAATTTCAGTGTCAGATGATTGATGAAATCCACTCTGACACTAACATTTTCACAACAGAATCATATCCATTGAACGtgagaaatatttattttagattgGCTTAGCCTCCTTCCGAAAATACATTGCTGCATTCAAAGAGTATATTTttacacaataaatgcagagtGTTCCAGAATCCATAAAGTAAATGTACGTTCCACATTCAAATACTAAATTCAAAATTTAATTATCTTACGATGACTTGtggcaaaaataacaacataaaaaagCACACAGAATGACTTGAGCGATGTACATAGTTTTATTGCAGATACATTTCAAAACTATAATAATCGATATATGCAAAACAAGAAGAACATAAGCTGTGCATGTGAAGGTTTAGAGGTCTACGTGGTCattttcaagttttaaaaagGTAAAGCTTAGTTGTTCAAGAAGACTGGAATGAACCAGACTCTTTATTCAGCATCTGGAGGTACAGTGAGGATGATCAGAAGATTATATTATTCCATTCCTGTGTTGAAAAGAATCATAGAACAGTTTCAGTTTAAAGTGATAAAGGTGTAGAGAAGATTGACTAGATTAACAAGCAAGTTAGCAAGAATGAATATGATCTTGGTCACAAATTATTTTCGAATAGATCCATTTAGGTGTTGAGTCAACTGCCATCACAGTTTCTCAGTCAGTTCATAATCTTAGAGCGTAACAAACCGTCCAAATTCAACATTGTGTCTTTAAATAAAGTGCAATCATCTGGGTGTAAAGCGGTTTTAAGTTCTAACACTTCATCTGCTCCAGTTCAATTTGGAGCTCTGTGAGGTGAAGCTGGGAGTTGAACGATGCACTAAAGCGTCTCACTGGTGGGATCGTTACCTTTAATCTGCCGTTTATGGAGGGTCAGAGCCTCCTGAGCGACAAACTGGATGAAAGCTGGATCATCCACCTCCAGATCTGCTGGGACCAGTACGGTTATTGGGGTCGAGTCCAGTATGGAGACGACCACAGTGCTCTCTGCTTTAGGTTTGTTATTCCTCATCCGCTGCTGTGGATTCACCTGAAAAATTAGACAAGATGTAACACAGATACTAAAAACTGAGGTTACAAATAACTGCAGGGATTCTTGCAAGTCAGAAtaattttatgcatttaatGGTATACTTTGCAAAGTCAATAAACATGACAGAATTTGGCTTTTAAccttatacatacatatatatatttataatacGATTCAAATAACAGGATTATTTTGAATGCACTTTGGCAAAGACATTCTGATGCAGGCTTAACACTGATCTGTGCTGATTTATCAGgcaaacagaaatattaaaatgcCCTTTGTGCTTAGTGACTGAATCCCAGATAAACTGAAGCACTACAAACATACCGAGATCACGCTGAAGATGCTTTTTGGCTCCACTGTGCTGCTGGACAGCTGGCTGATCCAGCCGAACTTGTCCTCCATGCTGCTGAGCCACTTCTGAGTGTCGGCTGTGTGTCTCTGGACCAGCTGCAGTCTGTCGTCGTACTGCTGACGGGAGGCGTTCAGCAACATGTTCATCTCCTCCATCTCAGAGTGCAACGGCTGCACACTGGGACACTCTGAAAGTGGAGAAGAAAATAAACGGACATCAGCAGAAATGTTTGATCCACCACTCTGGAGTAAAAGGCAACTACTCAGAATGGAATCATTGCATTAGTGTAGTTATTCTAAagcaacacattttctttttaatctaaAAAGTGCTTAAAAGATTAATCAGTTTATTAATTTATTGACAGTAGAAAACTAATCAGTAATATTTGTGATGATGAATTAACAGCTCAAGTGActcaaaaaagagaaagcatTCACTATCAAATATGACAGTTTGCTACTTTTAGGGGTCTTAAACCATTCTAAATCGACCAGCTCTGGTTTCTGAACTGTTAATCAGAAAAAATAGTCAAATTTGTGCTCTTGAAATACTATAGGAGAATGTTTTCTGCAATTTCAGGTGAAAGATAGTTGAAAATAATTCAAACTGGGGAAGGACACTGCAATTTATGAAAGTTGTTGAATGTCCCTGTGGGTAAAAAGCTTCTAATTCATGCATTTAAGCACCGAATTGAAAAAAGGCTTTTGTATACCAAAGTGAGGCAAGCAGATAGACAAACATGGAGCCAAAAGTGACACAGTTTTGTGCTGCTGAATTACCTTTCAGCAGATAGTCCTTGCATGTTTCACACAGGTTTTGGAGCTGCCAGCACTCTGATGCTTGTCTCCTTAGTTGTCTGCACAGATATCCACCTGGAGATTCTCCCCAAGCAGAAAGCGAACCTGTATCTGTAGATTAAGACATGAATAATGTCACCCACCAACACATAAagccaacaaacacacaacagacaacGCATCTGATACCTTGCTGCAGATACTCCTCAGCTTCATGTATCTCCTCAAACACATCAGCTATCGAGGAGCTGAATTTCTCCGCCACGTTCTTTCCAAAGTCAAACACGGAGTCAAAGATGTGATCCAAACCCACGGTCCTGAGGAAGCCGGCGCTGGGTTCCCCCTGCACGGCTGACAGCAGGCCGGGCTGGAGCTCTGAGGTGAAGGAGGCTTGAAAGGAACGGCCGAACACCTGCTGCATCTTCTGGATCACGGTGACGCTGTGGTCGTACAGGAGGCTGATGTTTGACAGCAGCTGGCTGAACGATGTTTCGGCCTGCAGCAGATCCAGATTTGATTTATCCTCTGTGATCTCAGCTGAGGAGGTCCTGTCTGGATTCTCCTGGTTTTGATTGTAAACATGCTCTGAAGCTTCCAACTGGGTGGCCATTTTCCTAAAGAACTCCTCCACCTAAACAAAGTGAGATTCATAGAGATATGTTAGTCACTCTCAGACTTCCTGAGACTTTTTTTCACAACAAGCTGAAGTCAGACCTTAAATGAAAACGAAGCAAAGCCACGGCGACATGTAGACGTGTAGAAGGCCTTACAGGACTCTTCCACACAAGGTCGACATTTCCCAAAGGAGGATTTGGTTAAATCTCGACATTTCTGCTCAGCTTCGTCGAGTTTCTGCTTTGTTTCCTTGGCCAGCTGCATCACCCCCTGAAGGAACCCAGAACAGAGAATTCTGTCACTGATATGTTGCCTCTTAATAAGCCAGAGTGGATGAGATGAGGGTTGAGGCTCTGGCACTCAGCCCTGCTTTTTGTTCTGAAATGACTAAGAAAATATATTAATCTGCAGACAGTTCATTTATCCTGACTGCAGTAAAACTACACCCACATCTCGCTTAACCAGCCGAACTCCCACGTTCATTATTCACCGCCTGCTTTGAGGTTTTCTCCGTGTGGCTTTGCTTTTATGAGGCAGAAAATATGTGGTGGGTTTCAGAATAATCCACCTAGACTGGCATGAAAATGTTTAGAAACTACAGTCCGTGAATCTACTTCATTTGTACAACCTGAAACAGACCATAGCTGACCTTCTTCTTGTCACTGCTGTGTCTCAGGGCGTCCATCAGGTGTCTgtgcttctcttctttcttctccatCATTTCCTTCATCTGCTTCACTCCCAGTAAAGTTTGCTTTATCTCCTCATCAACATACTGCTCTCCAGCTGCAGACAGCTCTACACACAGATAAAGCACACTCTGATTAAGTTCTCCAACAACCACTCCCGAtatgtttctctgtctgtcagtgaagTTCTTACTTTTCAGCGTTTCCTCCCTCAGCGGGGGAGAATCAGCAGCACAGAGCCCAACTACAGCGATGCAGAGAATTTCAACTAGAAGCCTCTTCATCCTGTCTTCAGCTCTGGATAAAGTGCAGAATATCTTATTTCTTCTGCGAAGAAGTGCAACAGAAAGAAGCAGTAATTTACCACAAGGTGGCACCGTTTGTCATGCTATTTGATTCAGAGGCCAGTTAAAATCTTTACAACATTAAGAGCAGCTAATTACCCAAAAGTTAACTCATTAGCGTGCATAATCACATCATGGTGAAGCCAATAAACAAGACTAACAAAAGGGGTTCCAACAGAATGCAGCAGTtgaaacacaaatatatataataacttTGTATAATAGAGCACagctgcatttttaattaacaaaattgcttaaattttaaaataaaataggtTTTATTCACTGTTTTAGCTCTTGCTGCTACACAGTGCActatattttatactttttttattttatacttttctGCACATGTGACAAACAACcaaaaggaaaacagagaagaatatacagccatggccataagtttggacacaagtaccatgacgcttgtgaatcttagaaaataccacaaaattgtcacttacaatacagtacacaactcctgagaactatattaagtttcatattttaaaaaaaacatcaaaagagtttggtgtcattttgttattcttaccaaattcggttgtgaaagtactgcatttttttgttattttcttctaatattatgttttgggaacaaagttgttccaattgttggaatttattgataatattatatcccttgttgatttgttgactagttaaactggtgctgtcaaaaaatattagttatgttctgtaatagacatcaaaacagacatagtaagtcatgctgtgtccaaacttatggccatggctgtagaatAATAGCACATATCAGAGTCTGAATATACAGCTGTTCAGAGTGCTGCCCAGTTTAATTTAATAAGTTAAATCCCTGTCCATATTAATTATTTTCCTTGCATGCCACTCACTGTATCGAACATCTTGTCTTTCAGGTGGcacatatttctaaaattaaacTTCCTAGATGACTACAACTGTACTTAATGCTCTCTATGATAATCGCCTCATCAAAGTCTGCTGATACACACCGAGAGCTGTGCACCTGTGTGACTCTATGCAAAGCAGAAACCAAAGGAACGCCATTTACCTTGAGAGCTACGAGAACATCCGACTCCAGAACAAAAGCAGCAGCTTGTGCTGTTGGAGGGATGAGACTGACAGACTCTGCTTCCTCGAGGATTGTTCTATTTTTATGGCTCTACTCAGCAGCACAGATCCTATTAGTGTGTCTGCATTATTGCTTATTAAGCCTCGTGCAGACAGCATACCTGCAGACCAGCTCCATACAGGCGTCAATGCATGGCCAGCAGAACAATAGTTTGCAGGTCTGTCTCACCCACTTAATTGTCTCTAACAGACTCCAGAACCCTCCCCAGGTAAAACTTTATGCTCTAATCTCCATCGGACTGACAATAAGCCTGGACCTCCTGCAAGGACCTGGCACTCACTGGCATGGTCTCAATCATGGGCTAAGCTCTGCACTGCAGGGCACAACAGGAGCGGGAGGCCTGTGCATGCACATGTGCACGCTGGCAAAGAATCTGGTTGTTTACGAGTCTCAGCTTTAAAGCATGCACGTTTTTTGATACTTGGactgtgtttttgcatttgtttttcatttttcttgcatTCTAGGCAGCTATTAGGTTTCTATTTCATTCTCTATGATGTGAAAATTTAGCAGCAAACAGATCTGTGTAGTCCATCACACAGAAAAAG is a window encoding:
- the LOC110946200 gene encoding clusterin-like protein 1 isoform X2, whose amino-acid sequence is MKRLLVEILCIAVVGLCAADSPPLREETLKKLSAAGEQYVDEEIKQTLLGVKQMKEMMEKKEEKHRHLMDALRHSSDKKKGVMQLAKETKQKLDEAEQKCRDLTKSSFGKCRPCVEESCKAFYTSTCRRGFASFSFKVEEFFRKMATQLEASEHVYNQNQENPDRTSSAEITEDKSNLDLLQAETSFSQLLSNISLLYDHSVTVIQKMQQVFGRSFQASFTSELQPGLLSAVQGEPSAGFLRTVGLDHIFDSVFDFGKNVAEKFSSSIADVFEEIHEAEEYLQQDTGSLSAWGESPGGYLCRQLRRQASECWQLQNLCETCKDYLLKECPSVQPLHSEMEEMNMLLNASRQQYDDRLQLVQRHTADTQKWLSSMEDKFGWISQLSSSTVEPKSIFSVISVNPQQRMRNNKPKAESTVVVSILDSTPITVLVPADLEVDDPAFIQFVAQEALTLHKRQIKGME
- the LOC110946200 gene encoding clusterin-like protein 1 isoform X1, encoding MKRLLVEILCIAVVGLCAADSPPLREETLKKLSAAGEQYVDEEIKQTLLGVKQMKEMMEKKEEKHRHLMDALRHSSDKKKGVMQLAKETKQKLDEAEQKCRDLTKSSFGKCRPCVEESCKAFYTSTCRRGFASFSFKVEEFFRKMATQLEASEHVYNQNQENPDRTSSAEITEDKSNLDLLQAETSFSQLLSNISLLYDHSVTVIQKMQQVFGRSFQASFTSELQPGLLSAVQGEPSAGFLRTVGLDHIFDSVFDFGKNVAEKFSSSIADVFEEIHEAEEYLQQDTGSLSAWGESPGGYLCRQLRRQASECWQLQNLCETCKDYLLKECPSVQPLHSEMEEMNMLLNASRQQYDDRLQLVQRHTADTQKWLSSMEDKFGWISQLSSSTVEPKSIFSVISVNPQQRMRNNKPKAESTVVVSILDSTPITVLVPADLEVDDPAFIQFVAQEALTLHKRQIKGNDPTSETL